The following coding sequences are from one Sesamum indicum cultivar Zhongzhi No. 13 linkage group LG11, S_indicum_v1.0, whole genome shotgun sequence window:
- the LOC105173905 gene encoding probable inactive purple acid phosphatase 28 (The sequence of the model RefSeq protein was modified relative to this genomic sequence to represent the inferred CDS: added 34 bases not found in genome assembly), protein MDPGNSMSWIHSFLYLCLVIASVHVLNTIFISPKLALDHQNARVKRVAPLPLRFRADGTFTILQVADMHFGNGKLTRCRDVLESEFEYCSDLNTTRFLEKMIQLENPDFVAFTGDNIFGSSASDAAESLLEAFGPVMKSGIPWAAVLGNHDQESTMTREELMSFISLMDFSLSQTFPSVEETSNHNKQHPVPKIDGFGNFDLRVWGAPGSSFANSSVLNLYFLDSGDRAFVDGIWTYDWIKESQLNWLRRVSQKVQEQKLDSKESPIVSPHSTISPSLAFFHIPIPEIKQGPIYNVVGKYREWVACSLVNSGVLNTLVSMGDVKAVFIGHDHKNDFCGTLGGLWFCYGGGFGYHGYGKAGWPRRSRVILAELAKGEKSWSGVGRIKTWKRLDDEKLSKIDEQILWERRP, encoded by the exons ATGGATCCCGGTAATAGCATGTCAT TGCTTCCGTACATGTTCTCAACACCATATTTATCTCTCCCAAGCTCGCCCTTGACCACCAGAATGCTAGAGTCAAGAGAGTCGCACCCCTCCCCCTGCGATTTCGCGCTGATGGGACTTTCACAATCCTCCAG GTGGCGGATATGCATTTCGGGAATGGGAAGTTGACTCGTTGCCGAGATGTGTTGGAGAGTGAGTTTGAGTACTGCTCGGACTTGAATACGACTCGGTTTCTTGAGAAGATGATTCAGCTTGAAAACCCTGATTTTGTCGCTTTTACTG GAGATAACATATTCGGGAGTAGCGCTTCTGATGCTGCAGAATCTCTGCTTGAAGCTTTTGGCCCGGTTATGAAATCTGGAATTCCTTGGGCAGCAGTTTTAGGGAATCACGATCAAGAATCCACCATGACTCGCGAAGAGCTTATGTCTTTCATATCCCTTATGGACTTTTCTCTATCACAGACCTTTCCGTCAGTTGAAGAGACCTCCAATCACAACAAACAGCATCCAGTGCCAAAAATCGATGGCTTTGGAAACTTTGATCTGAGAGTATGGGGTGCTCCAGGCTCCAGTTTTGCCAATAGCAGTGTCCTCAATCTCTATTTTCTTGACAGTGGGGATAGAGCCTTCGTTGATGGGATTTGGACTTATGATTGGATTAAAGAATCCCAACTTAACTGGCTTCGTCGTGTTTCTCAGAAAGTTCAG GAACAAAAGCTGGACAGCAAGGAATCACCTATAGTTTCTCCACATTCAACAATCAGCCCATCATTAGCATTCTTCCACATTCCAATTCCTGAAATCAAACAAGGTCCTATCTACAATGTGGTTGGTAAATATCGAGAATGGGTAGCATGTTCCCTAGTAAACTCGGGAGTTCTTAATACACTTGTCTCTATGGGAGATGTGAAAGCTGTGTTCATAGGTCATGATCACAAAAATGACTTCTGTGGGACTCTTGGAGGCCTATGGTTCTGTTATGGTGGAGGGTTTGGGTATCATGGTTATGGTAAGGCTGGATGGCCAAGAAGAAGCAGAGTCATTTTGGCAGAACTTGCGAAAGGGGAAAAGTCATGGAGTGGAGTAGGAAGGATCAAGACGTGGAAACGACTTGATGACGAGAAGCTGAGCAAAATTGACGAACAAATCCTTTGGGAGAGAAGGCCTTAG
- the LOC105173906 gene encoding protein SMAX1-LIKE 4, translating to MRAGACPSQQTLSAEAASVLKHSLSLARRRGHAQVTPLHVAATLLSSRTSLLRRACLKSQPHQPSHPLQCRALELCFNVALNRLPATPGPLLHAQPSLSNALVAALKRAQAHQRRGSIEQQQQQQQQPLIAIKVELEQLILSILDDPSVSRVMREAGFSSTAVKNNLEDSTNSVSSVFQCYNYTSGGIYSTPSSPPTETQREVLNPSSGFWHSHLLSYASEQNPFLFSPQKKPVSNPISDAYSSLKEDIKVVLEVLLRKKRKNTVIVGDSLSMAEGLVEEVMRKVERGDVPEELKSAHWIKFQFSSVPLRFMKTEEVEMNIADLKRKVDSFASGGRGVIIYTGDLKWAVDSGNDEKEEGLSTGKEGCFYSPVDHFIAEMGKLLSWYNSSNSRVWLMATANYQTYMKSQMKQPPLDVQWTLQAVSVPSGGLGLSLNATSVQESRINFSQNQSQVLDNKPFSVKEEQDVLTCCPECTSNYEKEAGLKSIQQKSFLLNSTNKDSENGSAQLPFWLKPHGVEAQVKDDLVQLRRKYNKLCQSLHQGSHNPNNSSSVISNQCHIGRNYNYTSSFPYWPNKSSIFADAETISFANHTAVKSNQTPSSLPKFRRQQSCHIEFSFSNGSSKYQSVGPNLDSLKSIDDKEVKITLALGNSAYSDELISERSALDADLCGIFQENVPWQSETIPLIVDALMDSNVTNQDKFILIQGNDLVAKRRLAVGIAKSMFGSSELLFCMNMRKNKSTVCQNRDMLEKALRNHEKLVILVEDVDFADPELAKFLADGYETGKLGTLRDTSHTIFILTMNGDPSYNKAKENKDSVIQMKLVISESRLDSGTANPDHKRKADWGLSIRSKNQRNNNEMEEVSSDAADNRKQLQFTRQSSSNALDLNIRADEDEGKEGKQGEFSPISSDLTRETTTEQQNSLRFLEKIKNCFVLNRNSDQEEHAREMFLSKFKRSFEEVSGNRNISSFNVEELVLEEILQGSGLHLNSLFEQWLKEVFQTSLRMVDTGEREKVSIRLCSREKGESSPEAGFLGTCLPTRIQVSLTG from the exons ATGCGTGCAGGAGCTTGTCCATCGCAACAGACGCTCTCGGCGGAGGCTGCTTCCGTTCTGAAGCACTCTCTTAGCTTGGCCAGGCGGCGCGGCCACGCACAGGTCACTCCACTGCATGTTGCCGCCACTTTGCTCAGTTCAAGAACCAGTCTTCTCAGAAGGGCTTGTCTCAAATCCCAACCTCATCAGCCTTCTCATCCTCTTCAATGCAGAGCTCTTGAGCTTTGCTTCAACGTCGCTCTTAACCGCCTGCCTGCCACCCCTGGGCCCCTCCTCCACGCTCAGCCATCTTTGTCTAATGCTCTCGTCGCTGCGCTCAAGAGGGCGCAAGCCCATCAGAGGAGAGGCTCCATagaacagcagcagcagcagcagcagcagcctcTCATAGCTAtaaaagttgagttggagcaGCTGATCTTGTCCATCTTGGATGACCCTAGTGTTAGTAGGGTTATGAGGGAGGCTGGTTTCTCCAGCACTGCTGTCAAGAACAACTTGGAGGATTCTACCAACTCAGTTTCTTCTGTTTTCCAgtgttataattatacctCTGGTGGGATTTACTCTACTCCTAGTTCTCCTCCAACTGAAACTCAGAGGGAGGTTTTAAACCCTAGTAGTGGTTTCTGGCATTCCCACTTGCTCTCATACGCTTCCGAGCAAAacccttttctcttttccccTCAGAAGAAGCCTGTAAGCAACCCCATCTCTGATGCTTATTCCTCTTTGAAGGAAGATATCAAGGTGGTTTTGGAGGTTTTGctgaggaagaagagaaaaaatactGTCATAGTTGGTGATTCCTTGTCCATGGCTGAAGGGCTTGTGGAAGAAGTGATGAGAAAGGTGGAGAGAGGAGATGTTCCTGAGGAGTTGAAATCAGCACACTGGATCAAGTTTCAGTTCTCATCAGTCCCCCTAAGGTTCATGAAGACAGAAGAAGTGGAAATGAATATTGCTGACCTCAAAAGGAAGGTGGATTCTTTTGCATCAGGTGGCCGGGGAGTCATTATATACACAGGTGACTTGAAGTGGGCAGTTGACAGTGGTAACGATGAGAAAGAAGAAGGTTTGTCTACTGGTAAAGAAGGCTGTTTTTATAGCCCAGTTGATCATTTTATTGCAGAGATGGGAAAGTTGCTTTCTTGGTATAACAGCTCAAACTCAAGGGTATGGTTAATGGCTACAGCAAATTATCAGACTTATATGAAATCTCAGATGAAACAACCCCCTCTGGATGTTCAATGGACTCTTCAAGCGGTGTCTGTTCCATCTGGTGGACTGGGGTTGAGCCTCAATGCAACAAG TGTCcaagaatcaagaattaaCTTTTCACAAAATCAATCTCAAGTTTTGGACAACAAGCCATTTAGTGTCAAGGAGGAACAAGATGTTCTCACTTGTTGTCCGGAATGCACATCCAATTATGAGAAAGAAGCTGGCTTGAAATCAATCCAGCAGAAATCTTTTTTACTGAACTCAACCAACAAGGATTCAGAGAATGGTTCAGCCCAATTGCCCTTCTGGCTCAAACCCCATGGCGTTGAGGCTCAAGTGAAG gATGATTTAGTTCAGTTGAGGagaaaatacaacaaattGTGCCAGAGTCTTCACCAAGGAAGCCATAATCCGAACAATTCCAGCTCTGTGATTAGTAATCAATGCCATATAGGGAGGAACTATAACTATACTTCATCCTTTCCCTATTGGCCAAACAAGAGCAGCATCTTTGCTGATGCTGAGACAATTTCATTTGCTAATCATACTGCAGTCAAGTCTAATCAAACTCCAAGCTCTCTGCCCAAATTCAGAAGGCAGCAGTCATGCCATATCGAGTTCAGTTTCAGCAACGGAAGTTCCAAATATCAATCAGTGGGACCAAATTTAGATTCTCTCAAAAGCATTGATGATAAGGAAGTAAAGATTACGCTTGCTCTTGGAAATTCAGCATATTCTGATGAACTCATAAGTGAGAGAAGTGCATTAGATGCAGATTTGTGTGgcatatttcaagaaaatgtgCCATGGCAATCTGAAACAATTCCTTTGATTGTTGATGCGTTGATGGACTCTAATGTGACCAATCAAGATAAgtttatattgattcaggggAATGACCTGGTAGCAAAGAGAAGATTAGCTGTTGGAATTGCAAAATCCATGTTTGGTTCTTCTGAGTTGCTCTTTTGCATGAACATgagaaagaataaaagtaCGGTATGTCAGAATCGTGACATGCTGGAGAAGGCCTTGAGAAATCATGAAAAGCTTGTCATTCTAGTTGAAGATGTTGATTTTGCTGATCCCGAATTAGCTAAATTTCTTGCTGATGGTTATGAAACTGGAAAATTGGGAACATTGAGAGATACTAGCCATACAATATTCATCTTAACTATGAATGGAGATCCAAGCTACAACAAGGCAAAGGAAAACAAGGATTCTGTAATCCAGATGAAACTAGTTATCAGTGAGTCCAGACTTGATTCTGGGACGGCTAATCCTGATCATAAGCGCAAAGCAGATTGGGGTTTGTCAATCAGGAGCAAGAATCAGAGGAACAATAATGAGATGGAAGAGGTCTCCTCGGATGCTGCTGACAATAGGAAACAGCTACAATTCACAAGGCAGTCAAGCTCAAATGCCCTCGACCTCAACATCAGGGCCGATGAGGATGAAGGGAAGGAAGGCAAACAGGGAGAGTTCAGCCCCATTTCAAGTGACTTGACTCGTGAAACGACTACTGAACAACAGAATTCCTTAAGGTTCCTCGAAAAGATCAAGAATTGCTTTGTTCTCAATAGAAATTCGGATCAAGAGGAGCATGCAAGAGAGATGTTCTTGTCCAAATTCAAAAGATCCTTTGAGGAGGTTAGTGGAAATAGAAACATAAGTAGCTTCAATGTTGAGGAGTTGGTGTTAGAGGAAATTTTACAGGGGTCGGGGTTACATCTCAATAGCTTGTTTGAACAGTGGCTGAAAGAAGTTTTTCAGACAAGTTTACGGATGGTAGATACTGGTGAGAGGGAGAAGGTTAGTATTAGGCTGTGTTCGAGAGAAAAAGGAGAGAGTTCTCCAGAAGCTGGGTTCTTGGGCACATGTCTTCCCACAAGGATCCAAGTTTCTTTGACAGGTTAA